The Peromyscus eremicus chromosome 8b, PerEre_H2_v1, whole genome shotgun sequence genome contains a region encoding:
- the Olig3 gene encoding oligodendrocyte transcription factor 3, translating into MNSDSSSVSSRASSPDMDEMYLRDHHHRHHHHHQESRLNSVSSTQGDMVQKMPGESLSRAGAKAAGESSKYKIKKQLSEQDLQQLRLKINGRERKRMHDLNLAMDGLREVMPYAHGPSVRKLSKIATLLLARNYILMLTSSLEEMKRLVGEIYGGHHSAFHCGTVGHSAGHPAHAANAVHPVHPILGGALSSSNATSPLSAASLPAIGTIRPPHSLLKAPSTPPALQLGSGFQHWAGLPCPCTICQMPPPPHLSALSTANMARLSAESKDLLK; encoded by the coding sequence ATGAATTCTGATTCGAGCTCTGTCTCCAGCAGAGCGTCATCTCCGGACATGGATGAGATGTACCTAAGagaccaccaccaccgccaccatcaccaccaccaggagAGCCGTCTCAACTCGGTCTCATCCACACAGGGCGATATGGTGCAGAAGATGCCTGGGGAAAGCCTCTCGCGAGCAGGCGCCAAGGCGGCCGGAGAAAGCAGCAAGTACAAAATCAAGAAGCAGCTGTCGGAGCAGGACCTTCAGCAGTTGCGCCTGAAGATCAACGGACGCGAGCGCAAGAGGATGCACGACCTGAATCTGGCCATGGACGGCCTGCGAGAGGTCATGCCCTACGCGCACGGGCCCTCCGTGCGCAAACTCTCCAAGATTGCCACTCTGCTGCTAGCCAGAAACTACATCCTCATGCTCACCAGCTCCCTGGAGGAGATGAAGAGGTTGGTCGGCGAGATCTACGGGGGTCACCACTCGGCCTTccactgtgggactgtggggcacTCGGCCGGCCACCCGGCGCACGCAGCGAACGCCGTGCACCCGGTGCACCCCATCCTGGGCGGTGCGCTCTCGTCCAGCAATGCCACGTCCCCGCTCTCCGCGGCCTCCCTGCCTGCCATTGGCACCATCCGACCTCCCCACTCGCTGCTCAAGGCGCCCTCCACGCCGCCCGCgctgcagctgggcagtggctTCCAGCACTGGGCGGGGCTGCCCTGCCCCTGCACCATCTGCCAGATGCCACCGCCGCCGCACCTGTCCGCCCTCTCCACGGCCAACATGGCCCGGCTGTCCGCCGAGTCCAAGGACTTGCTCAAGTGA